Proteins from one Syngnathus scovelli strain Florida chromosome 17, RoL_Ssco_1.2, whole genome shotgun sequence genomic window:
- the LOC125984656 gene encoding polypyrimidine tract-binding protein 2 isoform X2, with protein MDGDVAVGVKRGSDELSMYASNPSSMAANGSDTKKQRLDESPPSRVLHIRKLPNEVSETEVIALGLPFGKVTNILMLKGKNQAFLELSTAEAAITMVNYYAAVTPQVRNSPVFIQYSNHKELKTDSALNQRAQAVLQAVSAVQDGSSPSSDHGVLDLAPPPSPVLRIIIDNMFYPVTLDVLQQIFSKFGTVMKIITFTKNNQFQALLQFSDPVNAQQAKLSLDGQNIYNSCCTLRIDFSKLVNLNVKYNNDKSRDYTRPDLPTGDGDSNKDHSLLGTPSGALASYSSGAGYSSSLSLSQGAGAISPLSAAAAAAAAAGRVALSGSGVSGVLLASNLNEEMVTPQSLFTLFGVYGDVQRVKILYNKKDSALIQLSDGNQAQLAMSHLNGQKVFGKVMRVTLSKHQTVALPREGLDDQLLTKDFAGSPLHRFKKPGSKNFQNIFPPSATLHLSNIRDGIGEDDLRLLFSNGGGTVKAFKFFQDRKMALIQMSSVEEAIQTLMDLHNYDMGGNHHLKVSFSKSTI; from the exons ATGGATGG TGATGTTGCGGTTGGTGTGAAG AGAGGCTCAGATGAGCTCAGTATGTACGCTAGCAACCCTAGCTCTATGGCAG CAAATGGCAGTGACACTAAGAAACAACGTCTGGATGAGTCACCTCCATCGAGAGTTCTTCACATCAGAAAACTTCCCAATGAAGTATCCGAGACAGAAGTCATTGCACTGGGTCTTCCCTTTGGAAAAGTGACCAATATACTGATGCTAAAGGGCAAAAACCAG GCATTTCTGGAGCTCAGTACAGCAGAAGCTGCCATTACAATGGTGAACTACTACGCAGCTGTTACACCACAG GTCAGAAACAGTCCCGTTTTCATCCAGTACTCTAACCATAAGGAACTAAAAACAGATTCTGCGCTAAACCAG AGAGCCCAGGCAGTGCTGCAAGCGGTCTCAGCAGTTCAAGATGGAAGTTCTCCATCATCTGACCATGGAGTTCTGGACCTTGCTCCACCTCCCAGTCCTGTTCTGCGTATTATAATAGACAACATGTTTTATCCCGTGACTCTCGATGTTTTACAACAG aTATTCAGTAAGTTTGGGACTGTGATGAAGATAATTACGTTCACCAAGAACAACCAATTTCAAGCACTCCTGCAGTTCAGTGATCCTGTCAACGCCCAGCAGGCTAAACTG TCTCTTGATGGACAGAATATCTATAATTCATGCTGTACTTTGAGGATCGATTTCAGTAAACTGGTCAATCTGAACGTCAAATACAACAATGATAAGAGTCGAGATTACACCCGACCAGATCTACCTACTGGAGATGGAGATTCAAACAAGGATCATTCTTTATTGG GTACACCATCTGGAGCGCTAGCGTCGTACTCAAGTGGGGCGGGTTACTcgtcctctctctccctctcgcaggGTGCAG GAGCCATTAGCCCTTTGAGCGCCGCGGCAGCTGCAGCAGCCGCTGCAGGACGAGTTGCTCTGTCCGGGTCTGGAGTTTCAGGAGTTCTGTTGGCATCCAACCTCAATGAAGAG ATGGTCACGCCTCAAAGTCTCTTTACCCTCTTCG GTGTCTATGGTGATGTGCAGCGGGTGAAGATCCTCTACAATAAAAAGGACAGTGCGCTTATACAGTTATCAGATGGCAACCAGGCTCAACTGG CTATGAGCCACCTGAATGGTCAGAAGGTATTTGGTAAAGTGATGCGAGTGACTCTGTCCAAACATCAAACTGTTGCTCTGCCCAGAGAAGGGCTGGATGACCAGCTGCTTACCAAAG aTTTTGCTGGATCGCCACTACATCGCTTCAAGAAACCAGGATCCAAAAACTTTCAGAACATCTTTCCCCCTTCTGCAACGCTACATCTCTCCAACATCCG GGACGGCATCGGAGAGGACGACCTGCGTCTCTTATTCTCCAATGGCGGGGGGACGGTCAAGGCCTTCAAGTTCTTCCA GGACCGTAAAATGGCCTTGATCCAGATGTCGTCAGTAGAAGAAGCCATCCAGACGCTGATGGATCTTCATAATTATGACATGGGCGGCAATCACCACCTCAAAGTTTCCTTCTCAAAGTCTACCATCTAA
- the LOC125984656 gene encoding polypyrimidine tract-binding protein 2 isoform X1 — MNWTGFMSDVAVGVKRGSDELSMYASNPSSMAANGSDTKKQRLDESPPSRVLHIRKLPNEVSETEVIALGLPFGKVTNILMLKGKNQAFLELSTAEAAITMVNYYAAVTPQVRNSPVFIQYSNHKELKTDSALNQRAQAVLQAVSAVQDGSSPSSDHGVLDLAPPPSPVLRIIIDNMFYPVTLDVLQQIFSKFGTVMKIITFTKNNQFQALLQFSDPVNAQQAKLSLDGQNIYNSCCTLRIDFSKLVNLNVKYNNDKSRDYTRPDLPTGDGDSNKDHSLLGTPSGALASYSSGAGYSSSLSLSQGAGAISPLSAAAAAAAAAGRVALSGSGVSGVLLASNLNEEMVTPQSLFTLFGVYGDVQRVKILYNKKDSALIQLSDGNQAQLAMSHLNGQKVFGKVMRVTLSKHQTVALPREGLDDQLLTKDFAGSPLHRFKKPGSKNFQNIFPPSATLHLSNIRDGIGEDDLRLLFSNGGGTVKAFKFFQDRKMALIQMSSVEEAIQTLMDLHNYDMGGNHHLKVSFSKSTI; from the exons ATGAACTGGACTGGTTTTATGAG TGATGTTGCGGTTGGTGTGAAG AGAGGCTCAGATGAGCTCAGTATGTACGCTAGCAACCCTAGCTCTATGGCAG CAAATGGCAGTGACACTAAGAAACAACGTCTGGATGAGTCACCTCCATCGAGAGTTCTTCACATCAGAAAACTTCCCAATGAAGTATCCGAGACAGAAGTCATTGCACTGGGTCTTCCCTTTGGAAAAGTGACCAATATACTGATGCTAAAGGGCAAAAACCAG GCATTTCTGGAGCTCAGTACAGCAGAAGCTGCCATTACAATGGTGAACTACTACGCAGCTGTTACACCACAG GTCAGAAACAGTCCCGTTTTCATCCAGTACTCTAACCATAAGGAACTAAAAACAGATTCTGCGCTAAACCAG AGAGCCCAGGCAGTGCTGCAAGCGGTCTCAGCAGTTCAAGATGGAAGTTCTCCATCATCTGACCATGGAGTTCTGGACCTTGCTCCACCTCCCAGTCCTGTTCTGCGTATTATAATAGACAACATGTTTTATCCCGTGACTCTCGATGTTTTACAACAG aTATTCAGTAAGTTTGGGACTGTGATGAAGATAATTACGTTCACCAAGAACAACCAATTTCAAGCACTCCTGCAGTTCAGTGATCCTGTCAACGCCCAGCAGGCTAAACTG TCTCTTGATGGACAGAATATCTATAATTCATGCTGTACTTTGAGGATCGATTTCAGTAAACTGGTCAATCTGAACGTCAAATACAACAATGATAAGAGTCGAGATTACACCCGACCAGATCTACCTACTGGAGATGGAGATTCAAACAAGGATCATTCTTTATTGG GTACACCATCTGGAGCGCTAGCGTCGTACTCAAGTGGGGCGGGTTACTcgtcctctctctccctctcgcaggGTGCAG GAGCCATTAGCCCTTTGAGCGCCGCGGCAGCTGCAGCAGCCGCTGCAGGACGAGTTGCTCTGTCCGGGTCTGGAGTTTCAGGAGTTCTGTTGGCATCCAACCTCAATGAAGAG ATGGTCACGCCTCAAAGTCTCTTTACCCTCTTCG GTGTCTATGGTGATGTGCAGCGGGTGAAGATCCTCTACAATAAAAAGGACAGTGCGCTTATACAGTTATCAGATGGCAACCAGGCTCAACTGG CTATGAGCCACCTGAATGGTCAGAAGGTATTTGGTAAAGTGATGCGAGTGACTCTGTCCAAACATCAAACTGTTGCTCTGCCCAGAGAAGGGCTGGATGACCAGCTGCTTACCAAAG aTTTTGCTGGATCGCCACTACATCGCTTCAAGAAACCAGGATCCAAAAACTTTCAGAACATCTTTCCCCCTTCTGCAACGCTACATCTCTCCAACATCCG GGACGGCATCGGAGAGGACGACCTGCGTCTCTTATTCTCCAATGGCGGGGGGACGGTCAAGGCCTTCAAGTTCTTCCA GGACCGTAAAATGGCCTTGATCCAGATGTCGTCAGTAGAAGAAGCCATCCAGACGCTGATGGATCTTCATAATTATGACATGGGCGGCAATCACCACCTCAAAGTTTCCTTCTCAAAGTCTACCATCTAA
- the dpydb gene encoding dihydropyrimidine dehydrogenase [NADP(+)]: MLSKDLPDIESILALNPRVKTHTQIMSTANKKKEKKHWKRNPDRSCNSCAKLENNFDDIKHTTLSERGALREALRCLKCVDAPCQKSCPTNLDIKSFITSISNKNYYGAARAILSDNPLGLTCGMVCPTSELCVGGCNLYASEEGPINIGGLQQFATEVFSKMGIPQIRNPELPPPDEMPQSYHAPIALIGCGPASISCASFLGRLGYDQITIFEKQKYTGGLSTAEIPQFRLPYEVVQFEIDLMKDLGIKVVCEKGLGMNGMTLTSLKEDGFKAIFIGIGLPQANRAQIFQGLSMDQGFFTSKDFLPMVATASKKGMCQCRSNLPELRGVVIVLGSGDTAFDCATSALRCGARKVFVCFRKGFTNIRAVPEEMELAKEEKCEFLPFLSPREVIMKNGHVAGLQFCRTEEAEDGNWLEDEDQVVRLKADYIISAFGSMLSEPAVSEAMSPVKMTRWGTPEINSETMQTSEPWVFAGGDIAGLANTTVESVNDGKQASWHIHRYIQSLYGQTVDKIPKMPLFYSAIDQVDISVDVCGIKFPNPFGLASAPPTTSAAMIRRAFEQGWGFALTKTFGLDKDLVTNVSPRIVRGTTSGHVFGPGQGSFLNIELISEKTAAYWCQSVSELKQDFPNNVVISSIMCGYNKEDWTELAQMAVKSGADALELNLSCPHGMGERGMGLACGQDPVLVRNICRWVRAASSIPFFAKLTPNVTNIVDIAKAAYEGGADGVTATNTVSGMMGLKADGSPWPGVGAAKRTTYGGVSGNAIRPIALRAVSAIARAIPGFPILATGGIDSAETGLQFLHTGASVLQVCSAVQNQDFTLIEDYCVGLKTLLYLKSLELKDWEGQSPPTERHQKGKPIPRLEDLVGQSLPSFGPYLQKRTEAIAQYKKHLREAEGADVMEATASKINTPKKTVPAVKDVIARALRYIGAYQDLNNMEQVQALIDEEMCINCGKCYMTCNDSGYQAITFDPETHLPFVTDSCTGCTLCLSVCPIIDCIKMVNRTTPYQPKRGVPINPVC; encoded by the exons ATGCTAAGTAAAGATCTTCCAGATATTGAG agcatCTTGGCTCTGAATCCAAGGGTCAAGACTCATACTCAGATCATGTCCACGGCGaacaagaagaaagaaaagaaacactGGAAACGTAATCCTGACAGAAGCTGCAAT TCCTGTGCTAAGTTAGAGAACAACTTTGACGATATAAAACACACAACCCTGAGTGAGCGTGGAGCTCTTCGAGAAGCTCTAAG GTGCCTCAAATGTGTGGATGCTCCTTGTCAGAAAAGCTGTCCCACTAACTTGGACATCAAGTCATTTATTACAAGTATCTCTAATAAG AACTACTATGGAGCAGCACGGGCCATCCTGTCTGACAACCCTCTTGGTCTAACCTGTGGAATGGTCTGTCCCACATCAGAGCTGTGTGTTGGGGGCTGCAACCTGTATGCTTCTGAAGAAGGTCCCATTAACATCGGAGGGTTGCAGCAATTTGCTACCGAG GTGTTTAGTAAGATGGGCATCCCTCAGATCCGAAATCCTGAGCTACCACCACCCGATGAGATGCCGCAGTCTTACCATGCACCGATTGCTCTTATTGGCTGCGGCCCCGCTTCCATTAGCTGTGCCTCTTTTCTCGGCCGCCTCGGATATGATCAAATTACCATATttgagaaacagaaatacactggAGGGCTAAG CACAGCAGAAATCCCCCAATTCCGTCTCCCATATGAGGTTGTCCAATTTGAAATAGACTTGATGAAGGACCTTGGAATCAAG GTCGTATGTGAGAAGGGTCTTGGTATGAATGGAATGACTCTGACTTCTCTGAAAGAAGATGGATTCAAAGCAATCTTCATTGGAATTG GTCTACCTCAGGCCAACAGAGCACAAATCTTTCAGGGTTTATCCATGGATCAAGGCTTCTTCACATCCAAAGATTTTCTGCCCATGGTGGCCACAGCAAGCAAAAAAG gGATGTGCCAGTGTCGCTCCAACCTCCCCGAGTTACGAGGAGTGGTGATTGTTCTGGGTTCCGGCGACACTGCTTTCGACTGTGCAACCTCTGCCCTCCGCTGCGGAGCCAGGAAAGTGTTTGTCTGTTTCAGGAAGGGATTCACCAACATCAGGGCTGTTCCCGAGGAG ATGGAGTTGGCTAAAGAGGAGAAATGCGAGTTCCTACCCTTCCTCTCTCCCAGAGAGGTCATTATGAAGAATGGCCACGTCGCCGGATTACAGTTTTGTCGTACTGAGGAGGCCGAGGATGGAAATTGGTTGGAAGATGAGGACCAAGTTGTACGGTTGAAGGCAGATTACATCATCAGCGCTTTTGGTTCCATGCTCAGTGAGCCGGCAG TGAGTGAAGCTATGTCTCCAGTCAAGATGACTCGTTGGGGTACTCCCGAGATCAACTCTGAAACCATGCAAACGAGTGAGCCCTGGGTGTTTGCAGGGGGAGACATTGCTGGACTGGCAAACACCACAGTGGAATCAGTCAATGATGGCAAACAAGCCTCATGGCATATTCATAGATACATACAG TCCCTCTATGGCCAGACAGTGGATAAAATTCCAAAGATGCCATTATTCTACAGTGCTATTGATCAGGTGGACATCAGTGTGGATGTTTGCGGAATAAAGTTTCCCAACCCATTCGGCTTGGCCTCTGCCCCGCCCACCACCAGCGCAGCCATGATCCGAAGAGCGTTCGAACAAGGATGGGGTTTTGCGTTAACCAAGACCTTTGGATTGGATAAA GACCTGGTTACTAATGTTTCTCCCCGTATTGTACGTGGCACCACTTCTGGTCATGTCTTTGGACCAGGTCAGGGATCATTCCTCAACATCGAGCTGATTAGTGAAAAGACAGCAGCCTACTGGTGTCAATCAGTTTCTGAGCTTAAGCAAGACTTTCCAAATAAT GTTGTGATCTCCAGCATCATGTGCGGTTACAACAAGGAAGACTGGACAGAGCTAGCTCAGATGGCCGTG AAATCAGGTGCTGATGCTTTGGAGTTGAACCTGTCCTGTCCTCATGGGATGGGAGAGAGAGGCATGGGGTTGGCCTGTGGGCAG GACCCTGTGCTGGTGCGTAACATTTGTCGCTGGGTGCGAGCTGCTTCTTCCATCCCGTTCTTTGCCAAACTGACACCAAATGTTACCAACATTGTCGATATTGCTAAGGCTGCCTATGAAG GTGGGGCAGATGGCGTTACAGCCACAAATACAGTTTCGGGTATGATGGGACTGAAGGCAGATGGTTCACCCTGGCCAGGTGTTGGAGCTGCTAAACGTACCACATATGGAGGGGTGTCAG GCAATGCCATCAGACCAATTGCTCTCCGAGCTGTATCCGCCATCGCCAGGGCAATTCCCGGTTTTCCAATTTTGGCCACTGGGGGAATTGACTCAGCAGAAACCGGTTTACAGTTTCTTCATACTGGTGCCTCAGTGCTACAG GTGTGCAGTGCTGTTCAGAAccaagacttcactttgattgaGGACTACTGTGTGG GTTTGAAGACCTTGCTCTACTTAAAGAGCCTTGAGCTGAAGGACTGGGAGGGACAGTCTCCTCCAACAGAGAGACATCAGAAAGGAAAACCCATTCCGAGACTGGAAGACCTCGTCGGACAG AGTCTCCCAAGTTTTGGACCATACCTTCAGAAGAGGACAGAGGCCATTGCACAATATAAAAAACATCTCAGAGAAGCTGAGGGTGCTGATGTGATGGAAGCCACCGCATCCAAAATAAACACGCCTAAAAAAACTGTTCCAGCTGTCAAG GATGTGATAGCAAGAGCGTTGCGCTACATCGGAGCCTATCAAGATCTTAACAACATGGAGCAG GTTCAGGCTCTGATTGATGAGGAGATGTGTATCAACTGTGGGAAATGTTACATGACCTGCAACGACTCTGGTTATCAG GCTATAACGTTTGACCCAGAGACCCATCTTCCATTTGTGACTGACAGCTGTACTGGATGTACTCTATGCCTGAGTGTCTGTCCAATCATAGACTGCATCAAGATGGTTAACAGGACAACACCATATCAACCCAAGAGAGGTGTGCCAATTAATCCAGTCTGCTGA
- the odr4 gene encoding protein odr-4 homolog, whose amino-acid sequence MGRGYIVDDAVEVYLSKLCAQQSDDVTGLVIGQNSTQRDFVVMACQTPPKDEPLVDAGKSLDKEWISEHARQVSRMLPGGLSVLGVFIITDADAKETLATLRQLVFAVQRLISSEILWKADDDEVTDCVTLHVSPKSRKISCRTFDIKDPKSLAKPADWKYQSGVYSSWSTISCCVNVDLCVPLPENTTCSKSIDKCLKEGLNVWTNQIENAVCLIDGVQLPEDAELTTGQKRNVRHTLTAQLLVTSEQQDSSRDVVQQCGGCLSISGAIHSRAYLHNNKPKAKLAEKMLKRDVVSTMVTRVQMQLDEFVATENESKGISGDKQGTERFCLPHRVFCPAKVSGTLSVSDYKFNDEDPSEVIDRLKEMLDIEITDQNLDSKQEIAAEIIESEELEDSTVEIVEVQEPKRNNYIGVAMAAVVALLASAASMLYLNDI is encoded by the exons ATGGGCCGTGGTTACATCGTAGACGACGCAGTGGAGGTATATCTGTCCAAATTATGTGCTCAACAATCGGATGATGTCACTGGCCTAGTCATTGGGCAG AACTCTACGCAGAGGGATTTTGTTGTCATGGCATGTCAAACACCACCAAAAGATGAACCTCTTGTTGATGCAGGAAAGTCTCTAGACAAGGAATGGATCAGTGAACATGCTCGACAG GTTTCCAGAATGTTGCCAGGAGGCTTGTCTGTGTTAGGAGTGTTTATCATTACTGATGCCGATGCAAAAGAAACACTAGCCACACTTCGTCAG CTGGTGTTTGCAGTGCAGCGTCTGATATCATCTGAAATACTGTGGAaagctgatgatgatgaagtcACCGACTGCGTCACACTGCACGTCAGCCCCAAGTCTCGAAA AATTAGCTGCAGAACATTTGATATAAAAGATCCCAAG AGTTTGGCCAAGCCTGCTGATTGGAAATATCAGTCAGGCGTATATTCATCCTGGTCCACAATAAGTTGTTGTGTAAATGTGGACTTATGTGTTCCGCTACCGGAAAACACGACCTGTTCAAAGAGCATAGATAAGTGTCTTAAG GAGGGACTGAACGTCTGGACGAACCAGATTGAGAATGCAGTCTGTTTGATTGATGGCGTACAGCTGCCTGAAGATGCAGAACTTACAACGGGACAG AAGAGGAATGTGAGACACACGCTCACTGCTCAGCTGCTCGTCACTTCG GAACAACAGGACAGTTCAAGAGATGTGGTCCAGCAGTGTGGCGGCTGCTTGTCAATCAGCGGAGCCATCCATAGTCGAGCTTACCTACACAACAATAAACCAAAAGCCAAACTGGCTGAGAAG ATGCTGAAGAGAGATGTGGTTTCTACCATGGTCACGAGAGTTCAGATGCAGCTTGATGAGTTTGTGGCTACAGAAAATGAGAGCAAAGGAATCAGCGGAGACAAGCAAGGGACAG AGCGATTCTGCCTCCCTCATCGTGTCTTTTGTCCTGCAAAAGTTAGTGGGACTCTAAGCGTGTCTGACTACAAGTTCAATGACGAGGACCCGTCTGAGGTCATTGACAGGTTGAAAGAAATGTTGGACATCGAAATAACTGATCAAAACTTGGATTCCAAGCAGGAAATTGCTGCTGAAATCATAGAAAGTGAAGAACTCGAag ATTCTACCGTAGAAATTGTTGAAGTGCAAGAACCCAAGAGAAACAACTACATAG GTGTTGCCATGGCCGCTGTTGTCGCCCTACTCGCCTCTGCTGCTTCAATGCTCTACCTCAATGACATTTGA